The following proteins are encoded in a genomic region of Colletotrichum higginsianum IMI 349063 chromosome 9, whole genome shotgun sequence:
- a CDS encoding Exocyst complex component Sec6, giving the protein MDAPVPKLAELLRHPDDLDKIAGLKHEFSRKKTAVDSQLRSGLREQLETTQSGMTGLTDGQKTVQLIKEEMIKIDRLCSESQNMIKDFNSINLVSQAHRNFGAVEAMRKNLETFNERLAIVERMLAEDEEDKENMPNLLPIHYELTQLRNIRDDAMEQIQRAEDPSLESTLEDYFQRLDTMIDWFDEHIGILALNLISLVVNDNNGLVVRFAVVIEAEEKSDQRVLALQEALKDHKEMATRFQSITDGAKKVRGYKDKFTQAIKISVEGQFAEARGEFLDDPSALDKILKWYFNDLNAVKMGMTPLMPKKWKVLKTYGDIYHQTMHDFLVGMIDDPDSASANTLEIINWPEKYYKKMKKLGFKQEDLTPHVIDSRETELVRDFRQLIIKFLDEWIERIFNAEQKDFAERNVEGSNLDQDEYGYFRSRNLVDMWRMMREQIDAAANSKRVDVIEGVIDAMFLRLRGRQQSWQRMLDEEATRFETSKILELEGFQPLQDWLVATANDQIACVDDNEEENRFGYLSNFRQKFEPLVSPAYMERAEGEVELLRDAYIDFSTWCITKFVQLIFSVDFKLVMPEFFTPKWYTSTAMKQMVVTFEEYVGDYRQVLHHSLVDIFTEIFADELLIRYLSSVRNKGAKFRRSDPVQDKLFNDISTAFEYFGALPNPDVGNTVKQTWRVTEYFLQLLTVDKDATPDAFEAFKTAYWDLQISWVEAVLRSRDDFERSMLNAVKARAATLDIVRGPETIMGKVK; this is encoded by the coding sequence ATGGATGCGCCCGTACCCAAGCTCGCAGAGCTCCTCCGTCATCCCGACGACCTCGATAAGATCGCCGGCTTGAAGCATGAGTTTTCCCGCAAGAAGACCGCCGTCGATTCCCAGCTTCGCAGCGGCCTgcgcgagcagctcgagacTACTCAGTCAGGCATGACGGGCCTGACGGACGGTCAGAAGACGGTCCAGCTGATCAAGGAGGAGATGATCAAGATCGATCGCCTGTGCTCCGAGTCACAGAACATGATCAAGGACTTCAACAGCATCAACCTCGTCTCCCAGGCCCATCGTAacttcggcgccgtcgaggccatgcGCAAGAACCTCGAGACCTTCAACGAGCGCCTGGCCATCGTCGAGCGGAtgctggccgaggatgaggaggacaAAGAGAACATGCCCAATCTGCTGCCCATACATTACGAGCTGACGCAGCTGCGAAACATCCGGGACGACGCGATGGAGCAAATCCAGAGGGCCGAGGACCCGAGTCTGGAGTCGACGCTCGAGGACTACTTCCAGAGGCTGGACACCATGATCGACTGGTTTGACGAGCACATTGGCATTCTTGCGTTGAACCTGATAAGCTTAGTGgtcaacgacaacaacggccTAGTGGTACGCTTCGCCGTCGTtatcgaggccgaggagaagagtgACCAGAGGGTGCTGGCGCTGCAGGAGGCACTCAAGGACCATAaggagatggcgacgcgGTTCCAGAGCATCACGGACGGCGCCAAGAAGGTGCGTGGCTACAAGGACAAGTTCACGCAGGCCATCAAGATCAGCGTCGAGGGCCagttcgccgaggccagAGGAGAGTTCCTGGACGATCCCTCGGCATTGGATAAGATCCTAAAATGGTACTTCAACGACCTGAATGCCGTCAAGATGGGCATGACGCCCCTGATGCCCAAGAAATGGAAGGTCCTCAAGACTTACGGCGACATCTATCACCAGACGATGCACgacttcctcgtcggcatgATCGACGACCCGGACTCTGCCTCGGCCAACACGTTGGAGATCATCAACTGGCCGGAGAAGTACTacaagaagatgaagaagctGGGCTTCAAGCAGGAGGACCTCACGCCCCACGTCATCGATTCGAGAGAGACAGAACTGGTCCGCGACTTCCGGCAGCTCATCATCAAGTTTCTCGATGAATGGATCGAGCGCATCTTCAACGCCGAGCAAAAGGACTTTGCGGAGCGCAATGTCGAAGGCTCCAACCTGGACCAGGACGAGTACGGGTATTTCAGGTCCAGGAACCTCGTCGATATGTGGCGGATGATGCGCGAGCAgatcgacgccgcggccaaCTCGAAGCGTGTTGATGTGATTGAGggcgtcatcgacgccatGTTTCTGAGACTACGAGGTAGGCAGCAGTCGTGGCAGAGGATGCTCGACGAAGAGGCCACGAGGTTCGAGACCAGCAAGATCCTAGAGCTCGAGGGGTTCCAGCCACTGCAGGACTGGCTCGTGGCCACGGCAAACGACCAGATTGCGtgcgtcgacgacaacgaggaggagaacagGTTCGGGTACCTGTCCAACTTTAGGCAAAAGTTCGAGCCGCTCGTCTCGCCGGCGTACATGGAgcgggccgagggcgaggtggaGCTGCTGCGCGACGCTTACATTGATTTCAGCACGTGGTGCATTACCAAGTTCGTGCAGCTCATCTTCTCGGTCGATTTCAAGCTGGTCATGCCCGAGTTCTTCACGCCCAAGTGGTACACGAGCACGGCCATGAAGCAAATGGTGGTGACGTTCGAGGAGTACGTCGGCGACTACCGGCAGGTGCTGCACCACTCGCTCGTCGACATCTTCACCGAGATCTTtgccgacgagctgctgATCCGTTACCTCTCGTCCGTGCGCAACAAGGGCGCAAAGTTCCGCCGCTCCGATCCCGTTCAGGACAAGCTCTTTAACGACATCTCGACGGCGTTCGAGTACTTTGGCGCCCTGCCGAACCCGGACGTCGGGAACACGGTCAAGCAAACTTGGCGCGTCACCGAGTACTTCCTGCAACTGCTCACCGTGGACAAGGACGCCACCCCCGACGCGTTCGAGGCCTTCAAGACGGCGTACTGGGACCTGCAGATCAGCTGGGTCGAGGCGGTGCTGCGATCGCGCGACGACTTTGAGAGGAGCATGCTTAACGCCG
- a CDS encoding CAP20 protein, with protein MPKMAQVNGDLPSVNSAAIQHLLDYPAVHDSVVTFRNNPYGKKSVALTESVYKTFAEPLLPFFARPWGYLRPYAEKADNLGDQALSAIDERFPVVKKPTEELYAGAKGIVALPFRTGFEAKDHVLKTYSQEKKKVGNENVVAFGKAVVSTALITTSELIIWVGDVIHYKKEEAKEVANEKINN; from the exons ATGCCCAAAATGGCCCAAGTCAACGGCGACCTCCCGAGCGTGAACTCGGCAGCCATTCAG CACCTGCTGGATTACCCTGCGGTACACGACAGTGTCGTCACCTTCAGGAACAACCCCTACGGCAAGAAGTCTGTGGCCTTGACCGAATCCGTCTATAAGACCTTCGCCGAGCCCCTTCTCCCTTTCTTCGCTCGTCCCTGGGGCTACCTGCGTCCGTATGCCGAAAAGGCAGACAACCTCGGTGACCAGGCCCTGTCGGCAATCGATGAGCGTTTCCCCGTCGTCAAAAAGCCCACTGAGGAGCTCTATGCCGGTGCTAAGGGCATTGTTGCTCTTCCCTTCCGCACAGGTttcgaggccaaggaccACGTCCTGAAGACATACAgccaggagaagaagaaggtcggcAACGAGAACGTGGTCGCCTtcggcaaggccgtcgtGAGCACCGccctcatcaccaccagTGAACTCATCATCTGGGTCGGCGACGTCATCCACtacaagaaggaggaggccaaggaggtcgCCAACGAGAAGATCAACAACTAA
- a CDS encoding Pirin, translating to MRSFSLLLSIIVGITSIVLFREQIFNLVVATTNDFFNFAGAIQNDIVSEAETKQQQQQYQRHHQQNQPDDHLYATDMSVPRAIHKVFLAVEQAEGAGARVRRSIGTPQLRNLSPFLMLDHFSISPGSGFPDHPHRGQETITYLLHGGVDHEDFAGNKGTIEAGDLQFMTAGRGIMHAEMPKQNPDGSANVGLQLWVDLPKHLKACEPRYRDLRAKEIPTVDIDGGKVHVKVISGQSHGVDSVRDLAYTPVWILDIQVKPGGKIAQPVPQGWNAFAYTLEGQAIVGTGSQQRVVDEFHNVVFEDEGDVVNIEVDAGADKDARLVLIAGTPLDQEVVQYGPFVLSSKAEVYQALMDFQTHSNGFERAEGWQSEIGKSMVG from the exons ATGAGGTCTTTCTCGCTACTGCTATCCATCATCGTGGGAATCACATCCATCGTCCTGTTCAGAGAACAGATATTCAATTTGGTCGTCGCGACTACAAACGACTTCTTCAACTTTGCAGGCGCAATTCAGAACGACATCGTCTCCGAAGCGGAAACcaagcaacaacaacaacaatatcaacgccatcatcaacagaACCAGCCGGACGACCACCTGTACGCCACCGACATGTCTGTTCCCCGCGCAATTCACAAGGTCTTTCTGGCCgttgagcaggccgagggcgccggaGCCCGCGTCCGCCGCTCCATCGGAACCCCTCAGCTTAGGAATCTTTCGCCCTTTTTGATGCTCG ACCACTTCAGTATCTCTCCCGGGTCAGGCTTCCCCGACCATCCCCATAGGGGCCAGGAGACGATTACGTATCTCCTTCACGGCGGCGTGGACCACGAGGACTTCGCCGGAAACAAGGGCACtatcgaggccggcgacctgCAGTTCATGACAGCGGGCCGCGGCATCATGCACGCCGAGATGCCCAAGCAGAACCCCGACGGCAGCGCCAACGTCGGCCTCCAGCTCTGGGTCGACTTGCCGAAGCACCTCAAAGCCTGCGAGCCGCGGTACCGCGATCTGCGCGCCAAGGAGATCCCCACGGTCgacatcgacggcggcaaggtccACGTCAAGGTCATCTCGGGCCAGAGCCACGGCGTCGACTCGGTGCGCGACCTAGCCTACACGCCCGTATGGATCCTGGACATCCAGGTTAAGCCCGGCGGTAAGATTGCCCAGCCGGTGCCCCAGGGGTGGAACGCCTTCGCGTACACGCTCGAGGGCCAGGCCATTGTTGGCACGGGGTCGCagcagcgcgtcgtcgatgaGTTCCACAACGTCGTgttcgaggacgagggcgacgtcgtgAACATtgaggtcgacgccggcgccgacaaggacgcTCGCCTCGTCCTTATCGCCGGCACGCCTCTAGACCAGGAGGTGGTGCAGTACGGGCCGTTCGTGCTGAGCTCCAAAGCCGAGGTGTACCAGGCCTTGATGGACTTCCAGACGCACTCGAACGGGTTCGAGAGGGCAGAGGGCTGGCAGAGTGAGATTGGAAAGTCCATGGTTGGGTAG